Within the Mumia flava genome, the region CGGACCCGCGGGCCCGCCCCCGCCACCGGCCTCCTCGGCGCTCGTCCCTCGCTCGTGGGCACTCGCAGTCCCGTCGGTCCGGCCCGTGTCCTCGGTCCCGGCCCTCCCGGCGTCCTCGGCGAGCACCCGCGCGAGCTTGACCGCCTCCTCGAGCAGACTGCCGACGGCGTCGCCGCCCGGCGGTGCCGTCATCGGACCTCCTGTGGTCGCGCACGGGCAGGCTCGCCCGGCTCGTTCCTGCGTCGCTGGATCCTATCGAGACGGGGCCCGGGTGCCCGCACGCCCGGGGGGCCGGACCGGCTGCGACCGGGGCGCGACGTCGGTATCGCGTGCGACCTCGGACCGTTCGCGCGCGGCGAAGCGGACGACGACCCGCCCGTCGGCGATCCGCGCTCGCGCGACGTCGTAGCGGCCGAGGAGCGCGGGCAGGGCGATCAGACGTCTCCACGAGCCCACGGTGACGATCAGCTCGTCGCCGTGCCGCGCGACGGACACGTCACCGCGGGCTGCGAACGGGAGCGCCAGCGCCACGTCGACGTGGTCCTCGTGGCGCTGCACCTGCAGAGCGGGCTCCCCGGTTGCTCGCGCCAGCGGGTCGTCGCGGCCGTAGGTGTCCTCGGCCACCGCCGCCAAGGCGTCCATGCCGACCGGCTCGGCGGCCGCGAACCCGGTCTGCCAGACCGACAGCGGCGCGAACGATGCGATCACCTCGTCGAGCACGCCACGCTGTGCCCGCGCCCAGCCCGCCCTCCACCCGTCGGCCCCGTCCTCACCGAAGACGCGGTTGGCCACGACGCCGTCGACGGCGTACCCGAACAACGACAGCGTCGTCAGCGCGCGGCGGGACTCGGCCACGACCACGCGCTCGGGCGTGAGCACGAGACGCACCGAGCCGGACGGGCCGGTCAGCAACGCCCGCACCTCGGCGAGGTCCCGGCACAGGGCCCGGACGGCGTCGAGGACGCCCGGACCGATCGGACCGAGCCCGGTCGCCCGCGCGAGCGCGGGGACGGCCATGCGGGTCACGCGCTCCTCCAGCGGGGACAGCCGCTCGGCGTACCAGCCGAGCGCCTCGGGCAGCGCGAGGAGGCGCAGCGTCTCGGCCGTCGGTGCCGCGTCCACGACGACGACGTCCCACCGCCCGGACGCGGCCTGGGCGCGCAGCTCGAGCAGGACGAGGACCTCGTCGGCGCCGGGCAGCACGGTGATCTCCTCGGCGGCCAGCGGGTCCACGCCGGCACCGTCGAGCAGCGCACGCAGCGTCGACCGGAGCTGCGCGGCCGACTGCTCCATCCGCCGCTGGGTGTCGACGAGCTGCACCCACAGGTGGTCGGAGACCTGCGCCGGCTCGGGGCCGGCCGCGACGTCGAGCGTGTCGGCCAGCGAGTGGGCGGCATCGGTGGAGAGGACCAGGGTGCGCCGGCCCCGGCGAGCGGACGCGACCGCCACGGCGGCGGCGGACGTCGTCTTTCCGACGCCGCCCTTGCCGGTGAAGACGACGATCCGCGGGACGGTCTCCACGGCCGGCGTCACGACGAGGTCGACTCCACCCGCTTCTTCAGGCCCTTGAGCGCGGTGTCGATGATGACCTTCTCGGCTTTGCGCCGCAGCATCCCGAGCAGCGGGATCCCGACCTCGACCGCCAGCCGGTACGTCACGCGTGCCGACCCGTCGGGCAGCTCCTCCACGACGTACGCGCCGTCCATCGCCTTGAGCATCGACCCGGGCTCGTCGATCGCCCACTCCACGTGGTCCTCGGCCCACGTGTAGGCGAGCGTGTAGCTGTCGCGGATCGGCGACGCGTCCAGGACGAACGCGACCTTGGTGGCACGACCGTCGGGACCGGGCTCGACGACGTCGCACTGCTTCACCCCGGTGGCCCACTCGGGATACGAGTCGAAGTCGGCGATGACGGACATGATCTGCGACGGCGACGCGTCGATCACGATGTCACTCGTCGTCTGGTTGGTCATCGAGTCCTCCTGCTCGCTCGCTGCGTGCAGCGACACTATCGCGCTCCGGCCCTGTCCCGGACGCGGGAGCAGGCGCGGCGCGTCCGGCTCGCGGCACCGGTGCCGCCCCGACCGGCCGCGACCCGTCGAGCTCGTCACGGACCGACGTCACCCAGCGCGACAGCGCCTGGTGGTAGCGCTCCTCGACCCGTCGGCGCGCCCGAGCGGACCGCGGTGAGCGTGACGGGTCCGCCTGGACGAACACATGGACCACCGTCCCCTCCGCCAGCTCCTCGAGCCACACCTCGGCGGTGCCGTCGAGCGCGCCCGACAGGCGCCAGCGCTTGCCGCGCCGACCTCGGTCCTCGAAGCAGCGCACGGCGAGTCCCGGGCCGAGGACGGCCGCGAGGGCGACCTCGTCGCAGAGCCGCGCGCGCAACCTCTCCGGGCCGACGGCGACGTATGTCTGATCGACCACATCGACGAGAGGCATCGTCCCTCCTGAGTCGGGCCCGCGGTGCGCCATGACTGTAACCTGCCGTGAGGGGACGCCGTCCTGGATCTCGTCATCTTCGCCGATCGGAGGCACTGTGCGCACCTACGCGACCCCCACGACCTATCGGGTCCCGCCGTCGGGAAGCATCACCGACGACGTCGTCGCCCGGGTCGACGAGGACCCGCAACGGGTCGCCTTCCTGCGGCGCACCGAAGACGGGTGGACCGACGTCACGATCGCGCGGTTCCGTGACGAGGTCGAGGCGCTCGCACGCGGCTTCGTCGCAGCCGGTGTCGGCCACGGCGACCGCGTCGGGCTGCTCGCGCGCACACGCTACGAGTGGAGCGTCGTCGACTACGCGCTGTGGTGGATCGGTGCCGTCGTCGTCCCGATCTACGAGTCCTCCGCCCCGGAGCAGATCGCGTGGGTCCTCAGCGACGCCGAGGCGGTCGGGTGCGTCGTCGAGTCCGCCGCGCTCGAGGCGCGCGTCACCCAGGTGCGTGACCAGGTCCCCACCGTGCAGCAGATCTGGACGATGGACGACGGAGGACTCGAGGACCTCGTCGAGCGCGGGTCGTCGGTCGACCCCGGCACCGTCCGCAGCCGGCGGGAGGCGGTCGCCCCCGACGACTTCGCGACGCTGGTCTACACCTCGGGGACGACCGGCCGCCCGAAGGGCGCGGAGCTGACCCACGCGAACTTCATGTACGAGCTCGGCGCGGCGATCGACACGCTGCCCGAGCTGTTCGACCGCGACGACGCCACCACCCTGCTGTTCCTGCCGCTCGCCCACGTCTTCGCGCGGATCATCGAGGTCGGTGCGATCCGCGCCGGAGTCCGGCTGGCGCACACGCCCGACGTCAAGAACCTGCTCGAGGAGCTCGGGGAGGTCCGGCCGACCTTCATCCTCGCGGTGCCGCGCGTGTTCGAGAAGGTCTACAACGGAGCGAGCCAGAAGGCGCACGCCTCCGGACGGGGCAAGGTCTTCGACGTCGCGACCAGGACCGCCATCTCCGTGTCCCGGGCCCGGCAGTCCGGCCGGCGTCCTGGCGCCATGCTGCGCGCGCGCCACGCGCTGTTCGACCGGCTGGTCTACGGCAAGCTGCGCGACGCCATGGGCGGGCGGGTCGACTACGCGATCTCGGGGGGCGCTCCGCTCGGCGAGCGGCTCGCGCACTTCTTCTCGGGAATCGGGCTCGACGTGATCGAGGGCTACGGCCTCACCGAGACGACCGCCGCCCTGTCCGCGACCACGCCCGACGGTCTCAAGATCGGCACGGTCGGGCGGCCGTTCCCGGGGACCGCCGTGCGCGTCGCCGACGACGGCGAGCTGCTGTTCCGTGGTCCGCAGGTCTTCCGCGGCTACTGGAAGGCCCCGGAGGCGACCGCGGAGGTGCTCGACCCCGACGGCTGGTTCCACACCGGCGACCTCGGCGAGATCGACGACGAGGGCTTCGTCTCGATCACGGGCCGCAAGAAGGAGGTCATCGTCACCGCCGGCGGCAAGAACGTGATCCCGGCCGTCCTCGAGGACGCGGTCCGGGCGCACCCGCTCGTCGGCCAGGTGCTCGTGGTCGGCGACGGGAAGCCGTTCGTGGGCGCGCTCGTGACGCTCGACCACGAGGCCGTCCCCGGGTGGCTCGAGCAGCACGGGCACGACCCGGACACACCGGTCGCACGCCTCACGACCGACGACGAGGTGATCGCCTCGGTCCAGGCTGCCGTCGACGAGGCCAACACCCACGTCTCGCGCGCCGAGTCGATCCGCAAGTTCCGGATCCTTCCGGGCGAGTGGACCGAGGACAGCGGTCACGTCACACCGACGCTGAAGCTCAAGCGCAACATCGTCCTGCGGGATCACCGCGACGACGTCGAGGCGCTCTACACCTGAGCGGCGCTGGGCGCGTGACAGCCCGGGCCTGACCCGGGGGCAGCCCCGCCCGTGGGGCCTCGCACGCGAGAGCCGGCCGTACGGTGCTCCGTACGGCCGGCTCTCGGGACGGTGAGGTCAGCCGACGCGACGGACCCCGGTCAGCGGCATGGTGTTGACCGAGACGATCTCGACGCTGCGACCGGGACGGGGCGCGTGCACGATCTGCCCGTCGCCGATGTAGATCCCCACGTGGCTGACCGGGCTGTAGTAGAACACCAGGTCGCCCGGGCTCATCGACGAGGTCGACACGGACGTCCCCATCCCTGCCTGCGCCGAGGACGAGTGCGGGAGCGAGACGCCGGCGGCGCCGTACGCAGCCATGGTGAGCCCGGAGCAGTCCCAGCTGCTCGGCCCGGCGGCGCCGTAGGAGTACGGCTCCCCGAGCTGCGCCAGGGCGAAGTCGATCGCGGCCTTGGCCCGCCCGGAGGCGTCGACCTTCGGCGCGCTCGGCCGGTCGCCGTCGCGGCTCGTCTGGGTGTCCCCGCCGTAGACCTGCTCACGCTCGACCGGCGTGAGCCGCTCGACCAGCGCCTCGGCCTCGGCCACCTTCTCGTCGAGCTTCTCCTGCTGCTCGTCCATCTCCTCCTCGGCGTCGGAGATGACCGCGAGCTTGGACTTCAGCATCTTGGTCCGCGACTTCAGCCGGGCCGTCTCGTCCTCGAACGACGAGAGCTGGTCGGCCTGCGTCGCGTTGTAGCTCTGCAGGACGGTGAGCCCTTCGAGGAAGTCGTCGGCGTCGTCGCTGTTCAGCAGCTGCGTGGTCGTGCCCATCGGGGAGCTCGTGAGCTGGTCGGCGATCACGCCGGCCACCTCGGACCGGATCTCCTCGACCTGCGCCTTCTGGTCGGCGACGTCGGCCTTCAGGTGCCGGATCTGCTTGCGAGCCGTCTCCACCTCGTGCGCGAGCTCGAGGTAGCGCTCGTTGGCCTGCTCCGCCTGGTGGCTGAGCTTCTCGACCTGTCGCTTGGCATCGGCGAGGTTCGTCGCGTCAGGATCCGCAGCGCTCGGGGACGCAGTGAGCGTGGCCATCATGACCACGCCGGTCCCGGCGACGACGGCTGCACGCAGCGTCATCGTTCGACCGTTCCGCACGTCGAGGGGTCTCCTTCGGTCTCGCACGCCTCCCGGGTGGGGGGATCCGGGAGGTGGAGGCCTCCCGAGGCGGCGTCCCTGCACTCTTCCGTACGAAGAGCTCCTCAGGCACGCGACCCTCACCTTATGCGGCCGCCCCGGCACGAATCAATGAGGGTCTGTGACATTTTCGTGACCTGGCGCACCGCAACCGGCCTGCGAGGCCCGCGAAGGAGGCGCGCGACGGACCGTGCCTGCCCGATCCGTCACGGCGGAGGAGGGTCGGCACGGGAGTCGGTGGGGGTGACCAGCCGGAGCGGTGGGAGCAGCCCCGCCGAGCTCAGCGCGTCCAGGGCAGCGGTCTCGTCTGCGTCCATCTCGAGGTGCGACGGCGGCCCGAGCAGGGCCGTGACGACGCAGTCACCGCACGCCTGTGGACGGGCGAGACAGGATGCGCAATCGATGGTGAGGACCTCGTCGCCGGCCACCTCCGCCGGCGGCCGAGGAGGCCGGTGTGCTGCGTTCGTCTCGTTCATGTCGACGACGCTAAGGATCCGCACTGACAACTCTGCCTCCGGCGTGTCGCGTGTCGGACCCGGCGTGTCGCCGCCGTGGTGCCGGTGTGTCGGCCGAGAGGTGTCAGTGCGGATCCCTAGCGTCGTGCCCATGGTCGCCGCTGCTCCACCTCCCCGCTCCGGTCCGGCTCCCGGCCGCCGGGACCCGTCGCCCGGCGTCCAGCTCGGGATCGACGACCTGGGCCGCCCCCTGGTCGACATCACGTTCTGCGTCGTCGACCTCGAGACGACGGGCGCGGGAGCCGACGCCTCGATCACCGAGATCGGCGCGGTGAAGGTCCGCGCCGGAGAGGTCCTGGGCGAGTTCCAGACGCTGGTCGACCCCGAGGGCGCGATCCCGCGTGCCGTGACCGTGCTGACCGGCATCACCGACGCGATGGTCGTGGACGCGCCGAGGATCGGCGAGGCGCTGCCCTCGTTCCTCGAGTTCGCGCGGGGCTGCGTCCTGGTCGCGCACAACGCCCCGTTCGACATCGGCTTCCTGGTCCGCGCCGCCGAGCAGCTCGGGCTCGCGCGGCCCCGGTTCGAGACGGTCGACACCGTCCGGCTCGCGCGCAGCGCCCTGCTCCGCGACGAGGTGCCGAACTGTCGGCTCCACACGCTCGCGCACCACTTCCGCGCCACGACGACACCGAACCACCGGGCCCTCAGCGACGCACGCGCGACCGTGGACGTGCTGCACGGCCTGCTCGAGCGGGTCGGCACGCTCGGCGTCAGCACCCTGGAGGAGCTCGTCGCGTTCAGCGCCAAGGTCGCCGGTCGGCAGCGGCGCAAGGCGGGCCTGGCCGACCATCTGCCCCACGCGCCCGGGGTCTACCTGTTTCGCGACCGCACCGACCAGGTGCTCTACGTCGGCACGTCGAAGGACCTGCGCACCCGCGTGCGGACCTACTTCACCGCCAGCGAGACGCGCAGCAGGATGGGCGAGATGGTCGCGCTCGCCGAGCGGGTCGAGGCGATCGTGTGCGCGACACCGCTCGAGGCCGAGATCCGCGAGCTGCGCCTGATCAGGGCCCTCAAGCCTCCCTACAACCGCCGCTCGCGGCACCCGGAGCGCGCCGTCTGGCTCACCTTGACCAACGAGCCGTGGCCCCGGCTGTCGATCGTGCGGGCCCCGGCTCCGGACGCGGTCGCGATCGGACCGTTCCCGCGCCGCGCGAGCGCCGAGCGTGCCGCCTCGGCGCTGCACGAGACCTTCCAGGTGCGCCAGTGCACCACCCGGCTCGCGCGCCGTGCCCGGCAGAGCCCGTGCGTGCTCGCCGAGTTGGGCCGGTGCCTGTCCCCGTGCGACGGCTCGACGACCCAGGAGCTCTACGCCGGCGAGGTGGACCGCCTCCGCGAGGCGATGCAGTCCGACCCGACCGAGGTCGTCGAGTCCGTCCGGGCGCGGATGCGGACGCTCTCCTCCCAGGGCCGCTTCGAGGACGCCGCCGCGCACCGTGACCGCCTGGCCCTGCTCCTGCGCACCGCGAGCCGTGGTCAGCGGCTCCGCGCGGTCGCGGCGTGCGAGGAGATCGTCGCGGCACGCCCCGCGGAGCGGTCTCCCGGCTCGTGGGACGTCCACGTGATCAGGTCGGGCCGGCTGGTCGCCTCAGGGGTGCTGCCACCACGGACGCCCTCCGCCGGGTGGGTCGCGACCCTGCGGACGACCGCGGAGACGGTGACAGCGGGCACACCGGCCGCCGTGGCGGCCGAGACGGACCTGGTCGTGCGCTGGCTCGAGTCCGACGGCGTGCGGCTGGTGGACCTGCACGGCGACTGGGCGCTGCCGATCCGCGGTGCGGGCCGCCACCACACGCTCGTCGCCGAGGTCGAGCACGCGCGTGCCGAGGCCGTGCCTGCGGACGAGCGCCGCGCGGGCGGCTGGCGCACCCAGCACCAGCCCCCGCGGTGACGAGTAGGCTCGAGCAGCGTCGGGACAGAGCGAACGCGACCCGAGGCCGGACACCGACCGGCGCCGCACGCCGTACCACCCACGAGGAGCTTCCGTGATCACTGCGATCGTCTTCGTCAACGCCGACGTCGCCCGCATCCCCGAGGTGGCGGAGGAGATCGCCGCGCTCGACGGCGTCAGCGAGGTCTACTCGGTCACGGGGCACATCGACCTGATCGCGCTGGTGCGGGTCCGCCAGCACGAGGACGTCGCGTCGGTGGTGGCCGACCGCCTCAACAAGGTCCCCGGCGTCACCTCGACCGAGACGCACATCGCCTTCCGGGCGTACTCCCAGCACGACCTCGAGGCGGCGTTCAGCATCGGCGTCGAGGGCGCCTGACGCGCCTCAGGCTCGCGAGGCCGCGGCCCAGGCGCGGAGCAGGTCGCGCGCGGCACCGGAGTCCAGCGACTCGCGCGCGCGGGCCACGTTCCTCTCCAGACGCGTCAGCAGGTCGTCCTCGCCGCCCTCGTGCGCGCACAGCCCCGCAGCGGCGTTCATCACGACCGCGTCCCGGACGGGACCCTTCTCCCCCGCCAGGACCCGGAGGAACACGTCGGCGTTGAAGGCCGGGTCGCCGCCTCGCAGGGCCTCCGCACCCGACACCTCGATCCCGAGCACGGCGGGGTCGAGGGTCGACTCGACGACGGACTTGTCGCCCTCCGGACCGGCGACGGTCCAGATCGTGCTGGTGGTCGTCGTGGTGATCTCGTCCAGGCCGTCGTCGCCCCGGAACACCAGCGCGTCGACGCCGCGGCGCGCGAAGACCCCCGCGATGACCGCCGCCATCCGGGCGTCGGCGACACCGACCGCCATCGCCGCCGGCCGCGACGGGTTGGTCAGCGGGCCGAGGAAGTTGAAGACCGTCGGGATCCCGAGCTCCTTGCGCGGCCCTCCCGTGAAGCGGAACGACGCGTGGAAGACCGGCGCGAAGCAGAACGTGATCCCGACCTCGGGCGCCAGCTCCGCCACGCGCTCGGGCGCGAGGTCGAGACGGACACCGAGCTCCTCGAGGACGTCGGCGGCACCGCTGGAGCTCGAGGCGGCGCGGTTGCCGTGCTTGACCACCAGCGCGCCGGCGCCCGCCATCGTGACGGCGGACATCGTGGAGATGTTGACCGTCCGGGCCCGGTCGCCGCCGGTCCCGACGATGTCGACGGTCCGGCCCTCCACGGAGATGGTGCGGGCGTGGGCGTACATCGTCTCGGCGAGCGCCTCGACCTCCTCGACCCGCTCGCCCTTCGCTCGCAGGCCGACCGCGAAGCCCGCGATCTGCGCCGGCGTCGCGTTGCCGGACAGGATCTCCTCCATCGCCCAGGCCGTGAGGCCCGCATCGAGATCGCGTCCGGCGACCAGCGTGGAGAGGACGTCGGGCCAGGTGATCGCGTGCGGCATCACACGGCTCGGGACGCGGCCGGCAGCAGCAGACCGAGCGCAGCCTGCGCGAGGCGCAGCGGGTCGATCGGGTGACTCGTCACGCCGTCGGCGCGCGACCACGTCGCGAGCCATGCATCCTGCTCCCGCCCGGTCAGCACGAGGAGCGGCGGGCACCGGAAGATCTCGTCCTTGAGGGCACGGGCGATCCCCATGCCCCCGGCCGGCACGGCCTCGCCGTCGAGGATCGCCAGCGCGAATCCTCCCGCATCCATCTGCTGCCGTACGACCGGCTCGGTGGCGCACTCGACGAACTCCACCGGCGGCAGATCGGGGTGCGGCCGCCGACCGAGCGAGGAGATCACCTCCGCACGCGTGTCGGAGTCGTCGGAGTAGACGAGGACGCGCAGCACGTCCTTCGGACGGGTGACGGTCGTTTCTTCGCTCACACCCGCGATCGTAGCGAGACCCTGCTGCTCGCGGCACCACCACCGGCCCCGTACGAAGGCTGTCGCGCCCCAGCACGGGCGAGCACGGCCGCGAGACAGGGGTCGGGGATGCTTCCGTCAGCGCCGGGGTTCATAATGACTCGCGTGGCGACGACAAGTGTGATTCCAGCATCCCGCCTCCACGGGCAGCCCAACCGGCCGTCTCAGGTCACGGTGGGCACGGTGGTGTGGCTCTCGAGCGAGCTGATGTTCTTCGCGGCTCTCTTCGCCGCCTACTTCACGATCCGCGCGGTCAGCCCCGAGCTGTGGGATCTGGAGACCGCGAAGCTCAACGTCCCGTTCGCCACGGTGAACACGACGATCCTCGTCCTGTCGTCGGTCACGTGCCAGTGGGGCGTGTTCGCGGCGGAGGAGGGCAAGGTGGGCCGGAGCGGCTCGCTGCTCAACTTCCGCGAGTGGGGGATGCGTGAGTGGTTCGCGCTCACCTACCTCATGGGTGCCGTCTTCGTCGCCGGCCAGGCGGTCGAGTACGTCGAGCTGGTGCACCACGACGTGACGCTGGCCTCGTCCGGTTACGGATCGGTGTTCTACCTGGCCACGGGCTTCCACGGCCTGCACGTGATCGGCGGTCTGATCGCGTTCCTGCTGGTGATCGGGCGCACCTTCATGGCGCGTCGGTTCACCCACGAGCAGGCGATCTCGGCGATCGTGGTCTCGTACTACTGGCACTTCGTGGACATCGTCTGGGTCGGCCTGTTCCTCACGATCTACGTTCTGCAGTAGCGAGCTCGCCGCGATCAGCGGACGCGCTCGCCACAAGAGAAGATAAATTCGGACATTTCATCCGGCCGCATCGAACGATCGGTCGACGAGCAAGGGGAACGAGGTTCACTCCGTGCGGTTCTTGTCCACCCACCGAAGGCACCCGCTGGCGGGGTACGCGGTGCTGCTCTTCGGTCTGCTGCTCGCAGGCGCGTTGTACTACGCGTTCTCCCCGAGCTCCGCGGACGCGCAGGACTCCGCGAGCGACACGACGAAGATCGACGAGGGTCGCCAGCTGTTCCTCGTCGGCTGCGCGAGCTGCCACGGGATGAACGCCGAGGGCGTCACCACCAAGAGCGGCGGCAACTTCGGCCCGTCGCTGATCGGCGTCGGCGCCGCGGCCGTCGACTTCCAGGTCGGCACCGGCCGCATGCCGATGGCGCAGACCGCGCCCCAGGCCCCCCGCAAGAAGGTCGAGTACGACGAGGACGAGATCGACGCCCTCGCGACGTACGTCGCCTCCCTCGGCCCCGGCCCCGCCGTCCCGGACGAGGAGTACACGGACGTCTCGGACCTCTCGCAGGAGGAGCTCACCCGCGGCGGCGAGTTCTTCCGGACCAACTGCACGGCCTGCCACAACTCCGTCGGCGCCGGTGGAGCGCTGCCGAGCGGTCGCTACGCGCCGACGCTGGCGGGCGTGGACGAGAAGCACATCTACGAGGCGATGCAGACCGGGCCTCAGCAGATGCCGGTCTTCAACGACGAGGTGATCACGCCTGAGGACAAGCGCGCGATCATCGGCTACATCAAGTCGGTCCAGTCGCAGCCCCAGGGCGGCTTCGGCGGCGGTGGCGTCGGCCCGGTCGCCGACGGCATGTTCGCCTGGATCATCGGAATCGGCGGTCTGGTGCTGGTCGCGATCTGGCTGGCAGCGCAGGGCGCCCGGGTGAAGAAGAAGAGGTCATGAGCTCCGACACGCACGACGAGCGTCCCGACGACGACCGTCCCGGCGACGACACCTCCCTGACCCCGCGGGCCAGGAACGACATCGAGCCTGCGGAGCCGATCGAGAATCCGGGCCTGCCCGAGCACCTGCCGCGTCCGACGGACGTGGATCCCCGGATGGAGAAGCGCGCGGAGCGTCAGGTCGCCGGCCTGTTCGGCGTCTCGATCCTGCTCGCGCTCGCCTTCTGCGTCGCCTACTTCACGATCCCCACCGACGCCGTGGTCTTCGGCTGGTTCTCGCTCAACCTCGCCCTGGGCCTGACCCTCGGCGGTGCGCTGTTCCTCATCGGGGTCGGTGCGATCCACTGGGCGAAGAAGCTCATGCACGACCACGAGATCATCGAGATGCGGCACCCCGCGCACTCGTCGGACGAGGACCGTGAGGAGGCTCTCGCGATCCTCGACACCGGAGTCTCGGAGTCGGGCTTCGGTCGGCGGCCGCTGATCCGCAACACGCTGCTCGGTGCCGTCGGTGTTCTGGGTCTCCCC harbors:
- a CDS encoding ArsA family ATPase; this translates as MTPAVETVPRIVVFTGKGGVGKTTSAAAVAVASARRGRRTLVLSTDAAHSLADTLDVAAGPEPAQVSDHLWVQLVDTQRRMEQSAAQLRSTLRALLDGAGVDPLAAEEITVLPGADEVLVLLELRAQAASGRWDVVVVDAAPTAETLRLLALPEALGWYAERLSPLEERVTRMAVPALARATGLGPIGPGVLDAVRALCRDLAEVRALLTGPSGSVRLVLTPERVVVAESRRALTTLSLFGYAVDGVVANRVFGEDGADGWRAGWARAQRGVLDEVIASFAPLSVWQTGFAAAEPVGMDALAAVAEDTYGRDDPLARATGEPALQVQRHEDHVDVALALPFAARGDVSVARHGDELIVTVGSWRRLIALPALLGRYDVARARIADGRVVVRFAARERSEVARDTDVAPRSQPVRPPGRAGTRAPSR
- a CDS encoding SRPBCC family protein codes for the protein MTNQTTSDIVIDASPSQIMSVIADFDSYPEWATGVKQCDVVEPGPDGRATKVAFVLDASPIRDSYTLAYTWAEDHVEWAIDEPGSMLKAMDGAYVVEELPDGSARVTYRLAVEVGIPLLGMLRRKAEKVIIDTALKGLKKRVESTSS
- a CDS encoding polyketide cyclase / dehydrase and lipid transport — protein: MPLVDVVDQTYVAVGPERLRARLCDEVALAAVLGPGLAVRCFEDRGRRGKRWRLSGALDGTAEVWLEELAEGTVVHVFVQADPSRSPRSARARRRVEERYHQALSRWVTSVRDELDGSRPVGAAPVPRAGRAAPAPASGTGPERDSVAARSERAGGLDDQPDDE
- a CDS encoding AMP-dependent synthetase/ligase, coding for MRTYATPTTYRVPPSGSITDDVVARVDEDPQRVAFLRRTEDGWTDVTIARFRDEVEALARGFVAAGVGHGDRVGLLARTRYEWSVVDYALWWIGAVVVPIYESSAPEQIAWVLSDAEAVGCVVESAALEARVTQVRDQVPTVQQIWTMDDGGLEDLVERGSSVDPGTVRSRREAVAPDDFATLVYTSGTTGRPKGAELTHANFMYELGAAIDTLPELFDRDDATTLLFLPLAHVFARIIEVGAIRAGVRLAHTPDVKNLLEELGEVRPTFILAVPRVFEKVYNGASQKAHASGRGKVFDVATRTAISVSRARQSGRRPGAMLRARHALFDRLVYGKLRDAMGGRVDYAISGGAPLGERLAHFFSGIGLDVIEGYGLTETTAALSATTPDGLKIGTVGRPFPGTAVRVADDGELLFRGPQVFRGYWKAPEATAEVLDPDGWFHTGDLGEIDDEGFVSITGRKKEVIVTAGGKNVIPAVLEDAVRAHPLVGQVLVVGDGKPFVGALVTLDHEAVPGWLEQHGHDPDTPVARLTTDDEVIASVQAAVDEANTHVSRAESIRKFRILPGEWTEDSGHVTPTLKLKRNIVLRDHRDDVEALYT
- a CDS encoding C40 family peptidase; this encodes MTLRAAVVAGTGVVMMATLTASPSAADPDATNLADAKRQVEKLSHQAEQANERYLELAHEVETARKQIRHLKADVADQKAQVEEIRSEVAGVIADQLTSSPMGTTTQLLNSDDADDFLEGLTVLQSYNATQADQLSSFEDETARLKSRTKMLKSKLAVISDAEEEMDEQQEKLDEKVAEAEALVERLTPVEREQVYGGDTQTSRDGDRPSAPKVDASGRAKAAIDFALAQLGEPYSYGAAGPSSWDCSGLTMAAYGAAGVSLPHSSSAQAGMGTSVSTSSMSPGDLVFYYSPVSHVGIYIGDGQIVHAPRPGRSVEIVSVNTMPLTGVRRVG
- a CDS encoding DEDD exonuclease domain-containing protein — translated: MVAAAPPPRSGPAPGRRDPSPGVQLGIDDLGRPLVDITFCVVDLETTGAGADASITEIGAVKVRAGEVLGEFQTLVDPEGAIPRAVTVLTGITDAMVVDAPRIGEALPSFLEFARGCVLVAHNAPFDIGFLVRAAEQLGLARPRFETVDTVRLARSALLRDEVPNCRLHTLAHHFRATTTPNHRALSDARATVDVLHGLLERVGTLGVSTLEELVAFSAKVAGRQRRKAGLADHLPHAPGVYLFRDRTDQVLYVGTSKDLRTRVRTYFTASETRSRMGEMVALAERVEAIVCATPLEAEIRELRLIRALKPPYNRRSRHPERAVWLTLTNEPWPRLSIVRAPAPDAVAIGPFPRRASAERAASALHETFQVRQCTTRLARRARQSPCVLAELGRCLSPCDGSTTQELYAGEVDRLREAMQSDPTEVVESVRARMRTLSSQGRFEDAAAHRDRLALLLRTASRGQRLRAVAACEEIVAARPAERSPGSWDVHVIRSGRLVASGVLPPRTPSAGWVATLRTTAETVTAGTPAAVAAETDLVVRWLESDGVRLVDLHGDWALPIRGAGRHHTLVAEVEHARAEAVPADERRAGGWRTQHQPPR
- a CDS encoding Lrp/AsnC family transcriptional regulator; the encoded protein is MITAIVFVNADVARIPEVAEEIAALDGVSEVYSVTGHIDLIALVRVRQHEDVASVVADRLNKVPGVTSTETHIAFRAYSQHDLEAAFSIGVEGA
- the trpD gene encoding anthranilate phosphoribosyltransferase — translated: MPHAITWPDVLSTLVAGRDLDAGLTAWAMEEILSGNATPAQIAGFAVGLRAKGERVEEVEALAETMYAHARTISVEGRTVDIVGTGGDRARTVNISTMSAVTMAGAGALVVKHGNRAASSSSGAADVLEELGVRLDLAPERVAELAPEVGITFCFAPVFHASFRFTGGPRKELGIPTVFNFLGPLTNPSRPAAMAVGVADARMAAVIAGVFARRGVDALVFRGDDGLDEITTTTTSTIWTVAGPEGDKSVVESTLDPAVLGIEVSGAEALRGGDPAFNADVFLRVLAGEKGPVRDAVVMNAAAGLCAHEGGEDDLLTRLERNVARARESLDSGAARDLLRAWAAASRA
- a CDS encoding cytochrome c oxidase subunit 3, with protein sequence MGTVVWLSSELMFFAALFAAYFTIRAVSPELWDLETAKLNVPFATVNTTILVLSSVTCQWGVFAAEEGKVGRSGSLLNFREWGMREWFALTYLMGAVFVAGQAVEYVELVHHDVTLASSGYGSVFYLATGFHGLHVIGGLIAFLLVIGRTFMARRFTHEQAISAIVVSYYWHFVDIVWVGLFLTIYVLQ
- a CDS encoding c-type cytochrome; the protein is MRFLSTHRRHPLAGYAVLLFGLLLAGALYYAFSPSSADAQDSASDTTKIDEGRQLFLVGCASCHGMNAEGVTTKSGGNFGPSLIGVGAAAVDFQVGTGRMPMAQTAPQAPRKKVEYDEDEIDALATYVASLGPGPAVPDEEYTDVSDLSQEELTRGGEFFRTNCTACHNSVGAGGALPSGRYAPTLAGVDEKHIYEAMQTGPQQMPVFNDEVITPEDKRAIIGYIKSVQSQPQGGFGGGGVGPVADGMFAWIIGIGGLVLVAIWLAAQGARVKKKRS